The following are from one region of the Falco biarmicus isolate bFalBia1 chromosome 1, bFalBia1.pri, whole genome shotgun sequence genome:
- the LOC130143599 gene encoding apoptosis-inducing factor 3-like, which produces MAANPSLCSPAAMDGDDTVTAEVCQEADVGDGELREVMVAGYPVLLVRNKMEFSALGSKCPHYNAPLTKGVLRGERLRCPWHGSCFNIRTGDIEEYPSLDCLPCFKVTVEDGRVFVTAKKKDLENSRRVKDTSKRCPYNRDTMLLLGGGVAALVCAETLRQEGFTGRIIMATKEKHVPYDKSKLSKEMNLKAEDVYLRKPEFLDAHSIEFWTEKEAVSVDFQKQKVYFMDGSSQKYNQLLIATGSHSSFLKVPGADLQNICNLQTPEDSSKILELATGKNLVIIGASFIGMEIAAFLSDKAGAISVVEKKEFPFQNTLGRQVGGVVMKMLQNKGVKFHMKTELCELKGKDGKVTEAVLASGEKLPADVVVVGIGVSPSSAFLKDTSIARDDSGAILVDLRMQTNIPNVFAAGDVVSFPVALLDGNWSSIHHQQVAEAHGHIAALNMLRKEKLLHTVPFFWTTIFGKSIHYAGCGKGYTDTVVKGSLEQEKFLIFYIRDGFVTAAASLNCDPMVSLIAEVLYSGKQISKEEAEACDISNIPLLAAT; this is translated from the exons ATGGCGGCCAACCCTTCCCTCTGCTCGCCCGCAGCCATGGATGGTGATGACACCGTCACTGCCGAGGTCTGCCAGGAGGCCGACGTTGGGGATGGAGA GCTCCGGGAGGTGATGGTGGCTGGCTACCCGGTGCTGCTGGTGAGGAACAAGATGGAGTTCAGCGCCCTGGGCAGTAAGTGCCCCCACTACAACGCCCCACTCACCAAAG GAGTCTTGAGAGGGGagaggctgcgctgcccttGGCATGGCTCCTGCTTTAATATCCGAACTGGAGACATCGAGGAATACCCTTCGCTGGACTGTCTTCCCTGCTTCAAG GTAACAGTGGAAGATGGCAGGGTGTTTGTTACAGCAAAAAAGAAG GATCTTGAAAACAGCCGGAGGGTGAAGGACACAAGCAAGCGATGCCCCTACAACCGGGACAcgatgctgctgctggggggag GTGTGGCTGCCTTGGTGTGTGCAGAGACACTTCGTCAAGAGGGCTTTACCGGCAGGATCATCATGGCAACTAAAGAGAAACATGTTCCATATGACAAGTCCAAACTGAGCAAG GAAATGAACTTGAAAGCTGAGGACGTTTACCTGAGGAAACCTGAATTCCTCGATGCTCACAGCATAGAGTTCTGGACAGAGAAAGAG GCAGTGTCAGTGGATTTCCAGAAGCAGAAAGTCTATTTCATGGATGGGTCCTCTCAGAAGTACAATCAGCTGCTCATTGCAACCGGCAGCCA CTCCAGCTTCCTCAAAGTCCCTGGTGCAGACCTGCAGAACATATGCAATCTCCAGACTCCAGAAGACTCTAGCAAGATCTTAGAGCTGGCGACTGGGAAGAATCTAGTGATCATAGGAGCTTCATTCATAG GAATGGAGATAGCTGCCTTCCTCTCAGACAAGGCTGGTGCCATCtcagtggtggaaaaaaaggagttCCCTTTCCAGAACACGCTGGGTCGCCAGGTTGGAGGTGTCGTCATGAAG ATGCTTCAAAATAAAGGGGTGAAGTTTCACATGAAAACAGAACTCTGTGAGCTGAAAGGAAAGGACGGAAAG GTCACAGAGGCTGTTCTTGCCAGTGGAGAGAAACTACCTGCAGATGTGGTAGTGGTGGGAATAG GGGTGTCCCCCagctcagcatttctgaaagacaCCTCCATCGCCAGAGATGACAGTGGTGCCATCCTGGTGGATCTG CGTATGCAAACCAACATCCCAAATGTCTTCGCTGCGGGGGATGTGGTCTCCTTTCCTGTAGCTCTGCTCGATGGGAACTGGTCCAGCATCCATCACCAACAGGTGGCCGAGGCCCACG GTCACATTGCTGCCTTAAACATGCTGAGGAAAGAGAAGTTGTTGCACACTGTTCCCTTCTTCTGGACCACGATATTTGGGAAAAGCATCCACTACGCAG GCTGCGGGAAGGGATACACAGACACTGTTGTGAAAGGCAGCCTGGAGCAAGAGAAGTTCCTGATCTTTTACATCAG GGACGGCTTCGTGactgcagctgccagcctgAACTGTGACCCCATGGTGTCTCTGATTGCAGAAGTCTTATACTCGGGGAAACAAATCTCTAAAGAAGAAGCAGA GGCCTGCGACATCAGCAACATACCCTTGCTGGCAGCAACCTAA